The proteins below are encoded in one region of Brassica napus cultivar Da-Ae chromosome A6, Da-Ae, whole genome shotgun sequence:
- the LOC106347872 gene encoding BTB/POZ and TAZ domain-containing protein 1, with the protein MAITATENDGVSLITDKISYDLVETDIEIITSGRRRIPAHSGVLAAASPVLKNIIEKPRKSHGGSSKRVIKILGVPCDAVSVFIRFLYSPSLTEEEMESYGIHLLALSHVYMVTHLKQRCTKGVGERVTVENVVDVLQLARLCDAPGLCLKCMRLIHSKFKTVEQTEGWKFLQENDPFLELDILQFIDDAESRKKRRRRHRREQNLYMQLSEAMECIEHICTEGCTLVGPSSNLDNNKLKTGPCSAFSTCYGLQLLIRHFAVCKKRVDGKGCIRCKRMIQLLRLHSSICDQSESCRVPLCRQFKQRGEKDKKMVEDTKWNVLVRRVASAKAMSSLSQSKKKKSEVLLKEEAEDFIRIRKTKFF; encoded by the exons ATGGCAATAACCGCTACTGAAAACGACGGCGTTTCTTTAATCACCGACAAGATTTCGTATGATCTTGTGGAAACTGATATTGAGATCATCACTTCCGGTCGCCGTCGTATCCCAGCACACTCCGGTGTCCTG GCTGCCGCGTCGCCGGTACTAAAGAACATCATCGAGAAGCCGAGGAAAAGCCACGGCGGATCATCGAAGAGAGTCATCAAGATTCTCGGTGTTCCATGCGACGCCGTTTCTGTCTTCATCAGATTCCTCTATTCTCCCAG TTTGACGGAGGAGGAGATGGAAAGTTACGGAATCCATCTACTGGCTCTATCACACGTCTACATGGTGACTCACTTAAAGCAAAGGTGTACGAAAGGCGTCGGCGAGAGAGTGACGGTTGAGAACGTGGTCGATGTTCTCCAGCTAGCTCGGCTTTGCGACGCACCAGGCCTCTGTCTCAAGTGTATGCGTTTGATCCACTCCAAGTTCAAGACCGTTGAACAGACCGAAGGATGGAAGTTTCTTCAAGAAAACGATCCTTTTCTTGAACTCGACATTCTCCAATTCATTGACGACGCTGAATCG AGGAAGAAACGAAGACGGAGACACCGAAGAGAACAGAATCTTTATATGCAATTGAGTGAAGCCATGGAATGTATAGAACACATATGTACCGAAGGTTGCACGTTGGTCGGACCATCGTCCAACTTAGACAACAACAAGTTAAAAACCGGTCCATGCAGTGCGTTCTCTACTTGTTACGGACTACAACTTCTGATACGTCACTTTGCAGTTTGCAAGAAACGAGTCGATGGCAAAGGTTGTATTCGTTGCAAGAGAATGATTCAACTCCTTAGACTTCATTCTTCAATCTGCGACCAATCTGAGTCTTGCCGTGTCCCACTTTGCAG GCAATTTAAGCAAAGAGGAGAAAAGGACAAGAAAATGGTTGAGGACACGAAGTGGAATGTTCTGGTGAGAAGAGTTGCATCTGCTAAAGCTATGTCTTCCTTGTCtcaatcgaagaagaagaaaagtgaaGTGTTATtaaaagaagaagcagaagattTCATCAGAATCAGGAAGACGAAGTTTTTTtga
- the LOC106347877 gene encoding BRAP2 RING ZnF UBP domain-containing protein 1 encodes MFVLRVHSVDSEQPISIEDEESGFSFAPSRRSQRPDKLVPSLKLTERKGLIHLYRNSSHSSLPNPSSRSTTLFVVAVPNYLSSLDFIRFCDSQIAHVSQILFIRNDAMEDRYSVLITLSDQAGADGFHKNLNGRKYAPSEAEVCHILYVLTVEHTEFDELAASSPLGFTELPTCPICLERLDPDTSGILSTLCDHSFQCSCTSKWTYLSCQVCRLCQQQDDIISCSICGKTDNVWACLVCGFLGCGRYKEGHSIRHWKETHHCYSLDLRTQQIWDYVGDNYVHRLNHSKIDGKSVEMNNRCLSHEGDCGLCECSEDTGISGAILNSKVDSIVTEYNDLLASQLRAQRQYYESLIVEARSKQESSIAEAVEQTVVKKMQELQNEIEKCEEEKTEITEVNRKLIKEQDTWRKKAKEIEEREAALIGSKDETIVDLEEQIRDIRVFVEAQKTLKNMSSDSDGIREGTVLPVPINQEPVRRQKKKSNRRK; translated from the exons ATGTTCGTCCTAAGAGTTCACTCGGTTGACTCGGAGCAGCCAATCTCCATCGAAGACGAAGAATCCGGTTTCAGCTTCGCGCCGTCGAGGAGATCTCAGCGTCCCGATAAGCTCGTCCCGTCTCTCAAACTCACCGAACGCAAAGGCCTCATCCATCTCTACCGTAACTCTTCGCACAGCTCCCTCCCAAACCCTAGCTCCCGATCGACCACTCTCTTTGTCGTCGCTGTCCCCAATTACCTCTCCTCCCTCGATTTCATCCGCTTCTGTGATTCCCAAATCGCACATGTCTCCCAGATCCTCTTCATCAG GAACGATGCAATGGAAGATCGGTATAGTGTTTTGATCACACTTTCGGATCAAGCGGGAGCGGATGGGTTCCACAAGAACTTGAATGGGAGAAAGTATGCTCCTTCTGAG GCTGAGGTTTGCCATATTCTCTATGTACTTACGGTGGAACACACTGAGTTTGATGAGCTTGCTGCTTCTTCACCTCTTGGATTCACCGAGTTGCCTACTTGCCCAATATGTCTTG AGAGATTAGATCCTGATACTAGTGGCATCCTCAGCACTCTTTGTGATCACTCGTTTCAGTGTTCATGCACTTCGAAATGGACTTATCTGTCATGTCAG GTTTGTCGATTGTGTCAACAACAAGATGATATAATAAGCTGTTCTATTTGCGGAAAAACAGACAACGTATGGGCGTGCCTTGTCTGTGGCTTCTTAGGTTGTGGAAG ATACAAGGAAGGGCACTCTATCAGGCATTGGAAAGAAACGCATCATTGCTATTCTCTTGATTTGCGGACACAACAAATATGGGATTATGTTGGTGACAACTATGTTCATCGGTTAAACCATTCAAAAATAGATGGAAAGTCGGTAGAGATGAACAACCGCTGTCTGTCACACGAAGGGGACTGTGGTCTTTGCGAGTGTAGTGAGGATACAGGGATTAGCGGTGCCATCCTCAACAGCAAAGTCGATTCA ATTGTAACCGAGTATAATGATCTTCTTGCAAGTCAGCTGAGGGCACAGCGTCAG TACTATGAATCTCTCATTGTTGAGGCGAGAAGCAAGCAGGAAAGTAGTATTGCCGAAGCAGTTGAGCAGACTGTTGTTAAAAAGATGCAGGAGCTTCAGAATGAGATTGAAAAATGTGAAGAGGAAAAAACTGAAATCACTGAG GTTAACAGAAAGCTTATAAAAGAGCAGGATACTTGGCGGAAGAAGGCCAAGGAAATAGAAGAGAG GGAAGCTGCATTGATAGGATCAAAAGACGAGACTATAGTTGATCTTGAAGAACAG ATAAGAGATATAAGGGTGTTTGTTGAAGCTCAGAAAACGTTGAAGAATATGTCATCAGATTCGGATGGTATACGTGAAGGAACCGTCTTACCAGTGCCTATCAACCAGGAGCCAGTTAGAAGGCAGAAGAAGAAGTCCAACCGGAGAAAGTAA